A stretch of the Meles meles chromosome 19, mMelMel3.1 paternal haplotype, whole genome shotgun sequence genome encodes the following:
- the KLK7 gene encoding kallikrein-7 isoform X1: MAGSLLLSLQFLLLTLVLGSAGQEGEGDKSGEKIIDGVPCTRGSHPWQVALLRGDQLHCGGVLVNEQWVLTAAHCLMSEYNVHIGSDQLGDNRSQKIRATRSFRHPGYSTQTHVNDLMLVKLSRRARLSSNVRKVKLPSRCEPPGTTCTVSGWGTTTSPDVTFPSKLMCTDVKLISAQDCKKIYKDLLGKSMLCAGIPNSKTNTCNGDSGGPLMCKGTLQGLVSWGTFPCGQPNDPGVYTQVCKYVTWINETMRKHR; encoded by the exons ATGGCAGGATCCCTTCTCTTGTCCCTGCAGTTCCTGCTACTGACCTTAGTCCTGGGATCTGCTGGGCAAGAAGGTGAGG GTGACAAGAGTGGGGAGAAGATTATTGATGGAGTCCCATGTACAAGAGGCTCGCACCCTTGGCAGGTGGCCCTGCTCAGGGGTGACCAGCTCCACTGTGGAGGTGTGCTGGTCAATGAACAGTGGGTGCTCACCGCCGCCCACTGCCTGATGAG TGAATACAACGTGCACATAGGCAGTGATCAGCTGGGTGACAATAGATCCCAGAAGATCCGTGCCACAAGGTCATTCCGCCACCCGGGCTACTCAACTCAGACTCATGTTAATGACCTCATGCTTGTGAAGCTAAGTAGACGAGCCAGGCTATCATCGAATGTGAGGAAAGTCAAACTGCCCTCTCGCTGTGAACCCCCTGGGACCACATGCACTGTTTCTGGCTGGGGCACCACCACCAGCCCTGATG tGACCTTTCCATCAAAGCTCATGTGCACGGATGTCAAGCTCATCTCCGCCCAGGATTGCAAGAAGATTTACAAGGACCTACTGGGAAAATCCATGCTGTGTGCTGGCATCCCCAATTCCAAGACCAACACCTGCAAC gGTGACTCAGGGGGACCACTGATGTGCAAAGGTACCCTGCAAGGCCTGGTGTCCTGGGGAACTTTCCCTTGTGGCCAACCCAATGACCCAGGTGTCTATACCCAAGTCTGCAAGTATGTCACATGGATAAATGAGACCATGAGAAAGCATCGCTGA
- the KLK7 gene encoding kallikrein-7 isoform X2 — protein MAGSLLLSLQFLLLTLVLGSAGQEGDKSGEKIIDGVPCTRGSHPWQVALLRGDQLHCGGVLVNEQWVLTAAHCLMSEYNVHIGSDQLGDNRSQKIRATRSFRHPGYSTQTHVNDLMLVKLSRRARLSSNVRKVKLPSRCEPPGTTCTVSGWGTTTSPDVTFPSKLMCTDVKLISAQDCKKIYKDLLGKSMLCAGIPNSKTNTCNGDSGGPLMCKGTLQGLVSWGTFPCGQPNDPGVYTQVCKYVTWINETMRKHR, from the exons ATGGCAGGATCCCTTCTCTTGTCCCTGCAGTTCCTGCTACTGACCTTAGTCCTGGGATCTGCTGGGCAAGAAG GTGACAAGAGTGGGGAGAAGATTATTGATGGAGTCCCATGTACAAGAGGCTCGCACCCTTGGCAGGTGGCCCTGCTCAGGGGTGACCAGCTCCACTGTGGAGGTGTGCTGGTCAATGAACAGTGGGTGCTCACCGCCGCCCACTGCCTGATGAG TGAATACAACGTGCACATAGGCAGTGATCAGCTGGGTGACAATAGATCCCAGAAGATCCGTGCCACAAGGTCATTCCGCCACCCGGGCTACTCAACTCAGACTCATGTTAATGACCTCATGCTTGTGAAGCTAAGTAGACGAGCCAGGCTATCATCGAATGTGAGGAAAGTCAAACTGCCCTCTCGCTGTGAACCCCCTGGGACCACATGCACTGTTTCTGGCTGGGGCACCACCACCAGCCCTGATG tGACCTTTCCATCAAAGCTCATGTGCACGGATGTCAAGCTCATCTCCGCCCAGGATTGCAAGAAGATTTACAAGGACCTACTGGGAAAATCCATGCTGTGTGCTGGCATCCCCAATTCCAAGACCAACACCTGCAAC gGTGACTCAGGGGGACCACTGATGTGCAAAGGTACCCTGCAAGGCCTGGTGTCCTGGGGAACTTTCCCTTGTGGCCAACCCAATGACCCAGGTGTCTATACCCAAGTCTGCAAGTATGTCACATGGATAAATGAGACCATGAGAAAGCATCGCTGA